The proteins below come from a single Sinorhizobium fredii genomic window:
- a CDS encoding response regulator transcription factor has translation MTDHPEDADYILLIDPRALDRECLAKSLLDYDPTLSIVTVGSFDEWRARKLHADPSAVLLIVGGSKIGEQEVCEKIENLAEKFKFSPVIVVAETDELGQILKALECGARGYIPSNVGINVAAEAIALARAGGVFVPASSILTMRETINSAVNGARCSDTFFTPREIEVAEALQRGKPNKIIAYEMDLCESTVKVHIRNIMKKLNATNRTEVAYKIREFMK, from the coding sequence GTGACTGACCATCCGGAGGATGCGGACTACATCCTGCTCATCGATCCACGCGCCCTGGACAGGGAGTGCCTAGCCAAGAGCTTGTTGGACTATGATCCGACGCTCAGCATCGTGACGGTCGGTTCGTTCGACGAGTGGCGCGCCCGCAAGTTGCACGCCGATCCGTCCGCCGTGCTGCTGATCGTTGGCGGCAGCAAGATCGGCGAACAGGAAGTCTGCGAGAAGATCGAGAACCTCGCCGAGAAGTTCAAGTTCAGCCCGGTGATCGTCGTTGCCGAAACCGACGAACTCGGCCAAATCCTCAAGGCGCTGGAGTGCGGTGCCCGCGGATACATTCCAAGCAATGTCGGTATCAATGTCGCGGCGGAGGCGATTGCGCTCGCACGCGCCGGCGGTGTCTTCGTTCCGGCGAGCAGCATCCTGACGATGCGCGAAACGATCAACTCCGCCGTCAACGGCGCGCGTTGTTCCGACACCTTCTTCACGCCCCGCGAGATCGAAGTCGCCGAGGCATTGCAACGTGGCAAGCCCAACAAGATCATCGCCTATGAAATGGACCTGTGCGAAAGCACGGTTAAGGTCCACATTCGCAACATCATGAAGAAACTGAACGCGACCAATCGTACCGAGGTCGCCTACAAGATCCGCGAATTCATGAAGTAG
- a CDS encoding ABC transporter ATP-binding protein has translation MADTKDSILAVRGLKVDFSTPDGTVEAVKGIDLEVNAGETLAVVGESGSGKSQTMMGIMGLLAKNGTVSGSARYRGQELIGLPPKALNDVRGSKITMIFQEPMTSLDPLYTIGRQIAEPIVHHRGGTFKEAKKRVLELLELVGIPEPGRRIDSYPHELSGGQRQRVMIAMALANEPDILVADEPTTALDVTIQAQILQLLKSLQKRFGMAIVLITHDLGIVKHFAERVAVMRRGEVVEQGSTTEIFERPKADYTKMLLAAEPSGRKPAPPGHAPIILEGRNVAVEYAIGKGLFGGSSSVFRAVDGVNLRLRQGQTIGIVGESGSGKSTLGRALLRLLPSNGSYRFGATDISGFDRSTMRPLRRELQLVFQDPYGSLSPRLTVGEIITEGLYVHEPGLGRAERDRRAIAALKEVGLDPASRNRYPHEFSGGQRQRIAIARAMILKPKVVILDEPTSALDRSVQGQVIELLRDLQRKHGLSYIFISHDLSVVKAMSDYVIVMKNGRIVEEGETDAIFEAPREPYTKTLIGAAFNV, from the coding sequence ATGGCAGACACCAAGGATTCCATTCTCGCCGTCCGCGGCCTCAAGGTGGATTTCTCTACCCCGGACGGCACGGTCGAAGCGGTCAAGGGCATCGATCTCGAGGTCAATGCCGGCGAAACGCTGGCGGTCGTCGGCGAATCCGGCTCGGGCAAGAGCCAGACGATGATGGGCATCATGGGGCTCCTGGCGAAGAACGGCACGGTTTCCGGATCGGCGCGCTACCGCGGGCAGGAACTCATCGGGCTGCCGCCGAAGGCCCTCAACGACGTGCGCGGCTCGAAGATCACCATGATCTTCCAGGAGCCGATGACCTCGCTCGACCCGCTCTATACGATCGGCCGGCAGATCGCCGAACCGATCGTCCATCACCGCGGCGGCACGTTCAAAGAGGCGAAGAAGCGCGTGCTGGAACTTCTGGAGTTGGTCGGCATTCCCGAGCCCGGGCGTCGCATCGACAGCTATCCGCACGAGCTTTCCGGCGGCCAGCGTCAGCGGGTGATGATCGCCATGGCGCTTGCCAACGAGCCGGACATCCTGGTCGCCGACGAACCGACGACCGCACTCGACGTCACCATCCAGGCGCAAATCCTTCAACTGCTGAAATCGCTGCAGAAGCGCTTCGGCATGGCAATCGTGCTGATCACCCACGACCTCGGCATCGTCAAGCACTTCGCCGAGCGCGTCGCCGTGATGCGACGCGGCGAGGTGGTCGAGCAGGGGAGCACGACTGAGATTTTCGAGCGACCCAAGGCGGACTACACGAAGATGTTGCTCGCCGCCGAGCCGAGCGGCCGCAAGCCGGCGCCGCCGGGCCACGCGCCGATCATTCTCGAGGGCCGCAACGTGGCGGTCGAATACGCTATCGGCAAAGGCCTGTTCGGCGGCTCGTCCTCCGTCTTCCGGGCGGTCGACGGCGTCAACCTGCGCCTGAGGCAGGGCCAGACGATCGGCATCGTCGGCGAGTCCGGTTCGGGAAAATCGACGCTCGGGCGGGCGCTGCTGCGATTGCTGCCGAGCAACGGCTCCTACCGCTTCGGCGCGACCGACATTTCCGGTTTCGACCGCAGCACGATGCGGCCTCTGCGCCGCGAGCTCCAGCTCGTCTTCCAGGATCCCTACGGCTCGCTCTCGCCGCGCCTGACGGTCGGCGAGATCATCACCGAGGGCCTCTATGTGCATGAGCCGGGGCTCGGCCGTGCGGAGCGCGACCGGCGCGCCATTGCCGCCTTGAAGGAGGTGGGCCTCGATCCCGCCTCGCGCAATCGCTACCCGCACGAATTCTCCGGCGGCCAGCGCCAGCGCATCGCCATCGCCCGGGCGATGATCCTGAAGCCGAAGGTGGTGATCCTCGACGAGCCCACCTCGGCGCTCGACCGCTCGGTACAGGGCCAGGTGATCGAGCTGCTGCGCGACCTGCAGCGCAAGCACGGCCTTTCCTACATCTTCATCAGCCACGATCTTTCCGTGGTGAAGGCGATGTCGGACTATGTGATCGTCATGAAAAACGGTCGCATCGTCGAAGAGGGGGAAACGGACGCGATCTTCGAAGCCCCGAGAGAGCCTTATACCAAGACGCTGATCGGCGCCGCCTTCAACGTGTGA
- a CDS encoding ABC transporter permease produces the protein MTDIVQVPAVSPETKGRSLFQLAALRFRRNRAAMAGCVMLALIALFSFVGPFFSPHSYDQVFPSYVSIGPSLEPRPDTSTLQEVMENVAARARVTLEEFHVEGEAFTATVTSEQPIDPRATRYFDRANEFENTKVVATEDDGRRLKVEGQVDREYFPFGTDSNGRDLLVRVMLGGQISIAVGLLASLVSLGIGVVYGATSGYIGGRVDNVMMRFVEILYSLPFVFLVVVLVVFFGRSFILIFLVIGAVEWLDMARIVRGQTLALKRREFVGAAQALGLTDWQIIRRHIIPNTIGPVIVFVTVVVPKVILLESFLSFLGLGVQAPLTSWGALISEGANNIQSAPWLLIFPAIFFVVTLFSLNFVGDGLRDALDPKDR, from the coding sequence ATGACTGATATCGTTCAGGTCCCGGCGGTCTCGCCGGAGACAAAAGGGCGCAGCCTCTTCCAACTCGCGGCGCTGCGCTTCCGCCGCAACCGCGCCGCCATGGCGGGCTGCGTCATGCTGGCACTGATCGCGCTCTTCTCCTTCGTCGGGCCGTTCTTCTCGCCGCACAGCTACGATCAGGTCTTCCCCTCTTATGTGTCGATCGGCCCAAGCCTCGAGCCGCGTCCGGATACCTCGACGCTGCAGGAAGTCATGGAGAATGTCGCGGCGCGCGCCCGCGTGACGCTCGAGGAGTTCCACGTCGAGGGCGAAGCCTTCACTGCCACGGTCACCTCCGAGCAACCGATCGATCCGCGCGCCACGCGCTACTTCGATAGGGCCAACGAGTTCGAAAACACCAAGGTCGTCGCGACCGAGGATGATGGTCGCAGGCTGAAGGTCGAGGGCCAGGTCGATCGCGAATATTTCCCGTTCGGCACGGACTCCAACGGCCGCGACCTCCTTGTCCGCGTCATGCTGGGCGGCCAGATCTCGATTGCGGTCGGCCTGCTCGCCAGCCTCGTCTCGCTCGGCATCGGCGTCGTCTACGGGGCGACCTCCGGCTATATCGGCGGGCGCGTCGACAACGTCATGATGCGCTTCGTCGAGATTCTCTATTCGCTGCCCTTCGTCTTTCTCGTCGTCGTTCTGGTCGTCTTCTTCGGCCGCAGTTTCATCCTGATCTTCCTGGTGATCGGCGCCGTCGAGTGGCTGGACATGGCCCGTATCGTGCGCGGCCAGACGCTTGCCCTGAAGCGCCGCGAATTCGTGGGTGCGGCGCAGGCGCTCGGACTGACCGACTGGCAGATCATCCGCCGGCACATCATTCCGAACACCATCGGCCCGGTGATCGTCTTCGTCACCGTCGTGGTGCCGAAGGTGATCCTGCTCGAGAGCTTCCTGTCGTTCCTCGGCCTCGGCGTGCAGGCGCCGCTGACGAGCTGGGGCGCGCTGATTTCCGAAGGGGCAAACAACATCCAATCGGCGCCCTGGCTGCTGATATTCCCGGCCATCTTCTTCGTCGTCACGCTGTTTTCGCTGAACTTCGTCGGCGACGGCCTGCGCGATGCGCTCGATCCCAAGGACCGCTGA
- the oppB gene encoding oligopeptide ABC transporter permease OppB, which translates to MISFVLRRLASAVPTLFIVVTISFFLMRFAPGGPFNLERPLPPSTMENLMRTYHLDQPLWRQYLIYLSNAVTGDFGPSYIYHDNNVAQLIGKGLPYSMELGFYALILAVVGGVIAGTIAALRQNSFLDFAVMSISTVGVTVPNFVVGPVLTLIFAIMLSWLPAGGWGDGSFRFLILPMIALALPQLAVFARLTRGSMIEALHTDHIRTAKAYGLPSRVVVVTHAMRGAMLPVVSYLAPCAAALLTGSAVVETIFTIPGVGRYFVLGAINRDYTLVMGTVVLIAIFVIVFNLLVDILYGLLDPRVRHD; encoded by the coding sequence ATGATCTCCTTCGTCCTTCGCCGGCTGGCGAGTGCGGTGCCGACGCTGTTCATCGTCGTCACGATATCCTTCTTCCTGATGCGGTTTGCCCCCGGTGGCCCCTTCAATCTCGAGCGCCCTCTTCCTCCATCGACGATGGAGAACCTGATGAGGACCTATCATCTCGACCAGCCGCTTTGGCGCCAATACCTGATCTATCTCAGCAATGCGGTAACCGGCGACTTCGGCCCGAGCTATATCTACCATGACAACAATGTCGCGCAGCTAATCGGCAAGGGCCTGCCCTATTCGATGGAGCTCGGCTTCTACGCGCTGATACTTGCCGTCGTCGGCGGCGTAATCGCCGGCACCATCGCCGCGCTGAGGCAGAACAGTTTTCTCGATTTCGCCGTGATGTCGATTTCGACCGTCGGCGTCACCGTGCCGAATTTCGTTGTCGGTCCCGTCCTGACCCTCATCTTTGCGATCATGCTGTCGTGGCTCCCGGCCGGGGGCTGGGGCGACGGGTCGTTCCGCTTCCTGATCCTGCCGATGATCGCATTGGCCCTGCCGCAGCTCGCCGTCTTCGCACGGCTTACGCGCGGCTCGATGATCGAGGCGCTTCACACGGATCACATTCGAACGGCCAAGGCCTACGGGTTGCCGTCCCGCGTCGTCGTCGTCACCCATGCGATGCGCGGCGCCATGCTGCCGGTTGTTTCCTATCTGGCCCCTTGCGCGGCGGCACTGCTCACCGGTTCCGCGGTCGTCGAGACGATCTTCACCATTCCTGGCGTCGGCCGCTACTTCGTGCTCGGCGCGATCAATCGCGACTATACGCTCGTCATGGGCACGGTGGTCCTCATCGCCATCTTCGTCATCGTCTTCAATCTTCTGGTCGATATTCTCTACGGCCTGCTCGATCCGAGGGTTCGCCATGACTGA
- a CDS encoding peptide ABC transporter substrate-binding protein translates to MASMKLNLSAAALIGSLLIGASPALAEAVLHRGNAGEPQTLDQAHTSINIEEFILKDLYEGLTIYDAAGKIVPGAAESWELSDDGVVYTFKLRADAKWSDGSPVTAEDFAFSFRRVEDPKTAAEYANILFPIKNAEKVNKGEVPVDQLGVKAVDEKTLEITLERPTPFFLELLAHQTALPVSKASVEKNGADFVKPGVMVSNGAFRLTAHVPNDSLTVEKNASYWDAANVKLDKVIFYPIDDQAASVRRFEAKEMDLAYNFSADQIERLRKSYGDQVHVSPTLATYYYAFDTRQEPYNDVRVRRALSMAVDRDFLAKEIYSGSQIPSYSMVPPGIEGYGEPAKADFAEMSQLDREDKAIELMKEAGYGEGGKPLNIEIRYNTNPNHERVATAVADMWKNTFGAKVSLVNLDVSSHYAYLQEGGKFNVARAGWVADYADAENFLALSLSTNKTFNYGHFENAEFDALMKKSYEEQDPAARSKILHEAETLLMKEQPIAPFLTQADLWLVSSRVKGWQDNAPNAHLSKFLSIAE, encoded by the coding sequence ATGGCTTCAATGAAACTCAACCTCAGCGCTGCCGCGCTCATCGGCTCGCTGCTTATCGGTGCAAGCCCGGCGCTCGCTGAAGCTGTGTTGCATCGCGGTAATGCCGGCGAGCCGCAGACGCTCGACCAGGCGCACACCTCCATCAACATCGAGGAATTCATCCTCAAGGATCTCTATGAAGGCCTGACGATCTACGATGCCGCCGGCAAGATCGTGCCGGGTGCTGCGGAAAGCTGGGAGCTTTCCGATGACGGCGTCGTCTATACGTTCAAGCTGCGCGCCGATGCCAAGTGGTCCGACGGCTCGCCGGTGACTGCCGAGGACTTCGCCTTCTCGTTCCGCCGCGTCGAGGATCCGAAGACGGCCGCCGAGTACGCCAACATTCTCTTCCCGATCAAGAACGCGGAAAAGGTCAATAAGGGCGAGGTGCCGGTCGACCAGCTCGGCGTGAAGGCCGTCGACGAAAAGACGCTCGAAATCACGCTTGAGCGGCCGACGCCCTTCTTCCTGGAACTGCTGGCGCACCAGACGGCGCTGCCGGTCAGCAAGGCGAGCGTCGAGAAGAACGGTGCCGACTTCGTCAAGCCGGGCGTGATGGTCTCGAACGGCGCCTTCCGCTTGACGGCGCACGTGCCGAACGACAGCCTGACCGTCGAGAAGAATGCGAGCTATTGGGATGCCGCCAACGTCAAGCTCGACAAGGTGATCTTCTACCCGATCGACGATCAGGCGGCCTCGGTGCGTCGCTTCGAGGCGAAGGAAATGGACCTCGCCTACAACTTCTCGGCCGATCAGATCGAGCGGCTGCGCAAGTCCTATGGCGACCAGGTGCATGTCTCGCCGACGCTTGCGACCTATTACTACGCCTTCGACACGCGGCAGGAGCCCTATAACGACGTCCGCGTCCGCCGGGCGCTGTCGATGGCGGTCGACCGCGACTTCCTCGCCAAGGAGATCTACAGCGGCTCGCAAATTCCTTCCTACTCGATGGTACCGCCGGGCATCGAAGGATACGGCGAACCGGCCAAGGCAGACTTTGCGGAAATGTCGCAGCTCGACCGCGAGGACAAGGCGATCGAGCTGATGAAGGAGGCCGGCTACGGCGAGGGCGGCAAGCCGCTGAACATCGAGATCCGCTACAACACTAACCCGAACCACGAACGCGTGGCGACGGCGGTCGCCGACATGTGGAAGAACACTTTCGGCGCCAAGGTCTCGCTGGTGAATCTCGACGTCTCGTCGCACTACGCCTACCTGCAGGAAGGCGGCAAGTTCAACGTCGCCCGCGCCGGCTGGGTCGCCGACTATGCGGACGCCGAGAACTTCCTGGCGCTGAGCCTCAGCACCAACAAGACCTTCAACTATGGCCACTTCGAAAACGCCGAGTTCGACGCGTTGATGAAGAAGTCCTATGAAGAACAGGATCCGGCGGCGCGCTCGAAGATTCTCCACGAAGCCGAGACCCTGCTGATGAAGGAGCAGCCGATTGCGCCGTTCCTCACCCAGGCGGACCTGTGGCTCGTGTCGAGCCGCGTCAAGGGCTGGCAGGACAATGCGCCGAATGCGCATTTGAGCAAGTTCCTCTCGATCGCCGAGTAA
- the fba gene encoding class II fructose-bisphosphate aldolase (catalyzes the reversible aldol condensation of dihydroxyacetonephosphate and glyceraldehyde 3-phosphate in the Calvin cycle, glycolysis, and/or gluconeogenesis), with translation MALITLRQLLDHAAENDYALPAFNVNNLEYIQAVMRAADATDSPVILQASRGARAYAGDAFLRHLILGAAEEYPHIPVCLHLDHGDQPSTCISAITNGFTSVMMDGSLEKDGKTVASYDYNVAVTAEVVKIAHAAGVSVEGELGCLGNLETGAGDKEDGHGFEGKLSREELLTDPDQALDFVSKTGVDALAVAIGTSHGAYKFTREPDGEILSIETIAKINKRLPNTHLVMHGSSSVPADLQELFNAYGGKMKKTWGVPVSEIQKAIPLGVRKVNIDTDLRLAFTGEIRKHHIEHPDNFDPRNYLKPAIAHMTEVCKERFEAFRAAGQASKIRVLRLPEMAKRYAKAA, from the coding sequence ATGGCATTGATCACATTGCGGCAACTGCTCGACCATGCGGCGGAGAACGACTACGCGCTGCCGGCCTTCAATGTGAACAATCTCGAATATATCCAGGCGGTCATGCGCGCCGCCGATGCGACCGACTCCCCGGTGATCCTTCAGGCAAGCCGCGGCGCGCGTGCCTATGCGGGCGACGCCTTCCTGCGTCACCTGATCCTCGGTGCGGCGGAAGAATATCCGCATATCCCGGTCTGTCTGCATCTCGACCACGGCGACCAGCCTTCGACCTGCATTTCGGCGATCACCAACGGCTTCACATCGGTGATGATGGACGGCTCGCTGGAAAAGGACGGCAAGACCGTCGCCAGCTACGATTACAATGTGGCAGTCACGGCCGAAGTGGTGAAGATCGCTCATGCGGCGGGCGTTTCGGTCGAAGGCGAACTCGGCTGCCTCGGCAACCTCGAAACCGGCGCCGGCGACAAGGAAGACGGACACGGATTCGAAGGCAAGCTTTCGCGTGAAGAATTGCTGACCGACCCCGACCAGGCCCTCGACTTCGTCTCCAAGACCGGCGTCGATGCTCTGGCGGTGGCGATCGGCACCAGCCACGGCGCCTACAAGTTCACGCGCGAGCCGGATGGCGAAATCCTTTCGATCGAGACGATCGCCAAGATCAACAAGCGGCTTCCGAACACCCACCTCGTCATGCACGGATCATCCTCGGTGCCCGCCGACCTGCAGGAATTGTTCAACGCCTATGGCGGCAAGATGAAGAAGACCTGGGGCGTGCCGGTATCCGAGATCCAGAAGGCCATCCCGCTCGGCGTCCGCAAGGTCAATATCGACACGGACCTCCGGCTCGCCTTCACCGGCGAGATCCGCAAGCACCATATCGAACATCCGGACAATTTCGATCCGCGCAACTACCTGAAGCCGGCCATCGCGCATATGACCGAAGTCTGCAAGGAGCGCTTCGAGGCCTTCCGCGCGGCCGGCCAAGCATCGAAGATCCGGGTGCTGCGGCTCCCGGAAATGGCCAAGCGCTACGCCAAGGCAGCCTGA
- a CDS encoding ABC transporter ATP-binding protein produces MVRFLMPGLQFLRDALGRQLHLLPLVVVLGLASAALEGAGIGLIIPMLGIIAGSDDSPALSGISAIFQQVGSELDKGDRLLALAAAILALIVLKNLLAFANTVLTNFIYGKASHSIRSALANQLLRIGYPFFLQQNPGRLLNIISNESWRASDAIQTVLAAVVNASAAVILLAFLLLLSWQMTLFVALGLVLVQVAHAALSATLRGPSRNVTSFNSELAARMLHLVHAGRLIRVFGQEGREKVAFDTASDSVRHAGLVLQTRQGILPPLTEVLHSALFLGAVVSAWSVGVSFPVIVAFVVLLYRLQPHVRALQMSWSQIQGWSGSLEEVRWLLDSSDKPKPPAGSEPVEGLHRDIAFDRVTFRYPGLEARPVVLRAATFTIRMGRSTALIGRSGAGKTTIVNLLCRFVDPDEGRILVDGVPLDQIDPAQWRRQIAVASQDLELVDGSIHENITYGQEATAAEVERAAKLAEAHSFIEMLPQGYETVVGYRGASLSAGQRQRIALARALVRDPAILILDEATNAVDGLSEAAIVETLKLRAGRRTTIVISHHRSTISFCDDVVVLGSGRVKSQTPLADVASLSMDQLYEHEAPLERLD; encoded by the coding sequence ATTGTGCGCTTCCTCATGCCCGGCCTGCAGTTTCTGCGTGACGCGCTCGGGCGCCAATTGCACCTGCTTCCATTAGTCGTGGTGCTCGGACTCGCAAGCGCGGCGCTCGAAGGAGCCGGCATCGGTCTCATCATCCCGATGCTCGGGATTATCGCCGGCAGCGACGATTCCCCCGCTCTGAGCGGTATCTCGGCGATCTTCCAGCAGGTGGGATCGGAGCTGGACAAAGGCGACAGGCTGCTGGCACTCGCGGCTGCGATCCTTGCGCTGATCGTCCTTAAGAACCTCCTCGCCTTCGCGAACACCGTACTCACCAATTTTATCTACGGAAAGGCGAGCCATTCGATCCGCAGCGCATTGGCCAATCAGCTCTTGCGTATAGGCTACCCGTTCTTCCTGCAACAGAACCCCGGCCGGCTGCTCAACATCATCTCGAATGAATCCTGGCGGGCCTCGGACGCGATCCAGACCGTGCTCGCGGCCGTGGTGAACGCGTCCGCCGCGGTGATCCTGTTGGCCTTCCTGCTGCTTCTTTCCTGGCAGATGACGCTTTTCGTCGCGCTTGGTCTGGTCCTTGTCCAGGTAGCGCATGCGGCACTATCGGCGACCCTGAGGGGCCCTAGCCGCAATGTGACCTCCTTCAACAGCGAGCTTGCGGCGCGGATGCTGCATCTCGTTCATGCGGGACGGTTGATCCGCGTTTTCGGGCAGGAAGGTCGCGAGAAGGTGGCGTTCGACACGGCCTCCGATTCCGTGCGCCATGCGGGTTTGGTCTTGCAAACGCGACAGGGCATCCTGCCGCCGCTGACGGAAGTACTGCATTCCGCGCTTTTCCTGGGGGCGGTCGTGAGCGCCTGGTCCGTCGGCGTGAGCTTCCCGGTAATCGTTGCCTTCGTCGTGCTGCTCTACCGGCTGCAACCGCATGTGCGAGCCTTGCAAATGTCCTGGAGCCAAATCCAGGGCTGGAGCGGATCGCTCGAAGAAGTGCGCTGGCTCTTGGATTCGTCTGACAAGCCGAAGCCCCCGGCCGGCAGCGAACCGGTCGAGGGCCTGCACCGGGACATCGCATTCGATCGGGTGACCTTTAGATATCCAGGCTTGGAAGCCCGCCCCGTCGTGTTGCGCGCCGCCACCTTTACGATCCGCATGGGCCGTTCGACGGCTCTCATAGGTCGATCGGGCGCCGGCAAGACGACGATCGTCAACCTCCTGTGCCGCTTCGTCGACCCGGACGAAGGCCGGATCCTCGTCGACGGCGTGCCGCTCGATCAGATCGATCCGGCGCAATGGCGGCGCCAGATCGCCGTCGCTAGCCAGGATCTGGAACTCGTCGATGGCAGTATTCATGAAAACATCACCTACGGTCAGGAGGCGACGGCCGCGGAAGTCGAGCGAGCGGCCAAACTGGCCGAAGCGCACAGCTTCATCGAAATGCTGCCGCAAGGCTACGAGACTGTGGTCGGCTATCGGGGAGCGAGTCTTTCGGCCGGGCAACGCCAACGCATCGCGCTTGCAAGGGCGCTGGTGCGCGATCCAGCGATCCTGATTCTCGATGAGGCGACGAACGCCGTGGATGGACTGTCGGAGGCGGCAATCGTCGAGACGCTTAAGCTGCGCGCCGGCCGGCGCACGACCATCGTCATCAGCCATCACAGAAGCACGATTTCCTTTTGCGACGACGTCGTGGTTCTCGGAAGCGGCCGCGTGAAAAGTCAGACGCCGCTCGCCGACGTCGCCTCGCTCAGCATGGATCAGCTCTACGAGCATGAGGCGCCGCTGGAGCGGCTGGACTAA
- a CDS encoding glycosyltransferase family 2 protein, producing the protein MALERTLEPRTNLCAAGARTRPYASFIVCTRNRVRALKACIRSIEAARSAYPAVTSELVVVDNGSTDDTPLELRRIAASSNMTITLVTEPRLGLAAARNAGLERAGGRILVFVDDDCEIDRAYLRDLERHYASGDRRVVRGGRVELGNACDQPFTIKRSKIAARLTRDVHPGGFVLGCNMTMHREVAALIGHFDERFGAGTPLHSAEDTDYLVRAFQLGIPVEYVPDMTVFHHHGRTSRAAIEKLHRSYSLGNGALCLKHLFKAPWLLRHFCWTVRSACGQVFGGPRFDPELQLSHWPIVSMNLLGAAKFAYLVVASRAAPTELQPVEERTAELERSR; encoded by the coding sequence ATGGCGCTTGAACGTACGCTGGAACCGAGGACGAACCTTTGCGCTGCTGGGGCGCGGACGAGGCCTTACGCGAGCTTCATCGTCTGTACGCGGAACCGCGTACGGGCGCTTAAGGCCTGTATCCGTTCGATAGAGGCGGCTCGCAGCGCTTACCCCGCCGTCACTAGCGAACTCGTGGTGGTCGACAACGGATCGACGGACGACACACCGCTCGAGCTGCGCCGCATCGCCGCGTCTTCAAATATGACGATCACGCTCGTCACCGAGCCGCGCCTGGGCCTTGCGGCCGCGCGCAATGCGGGATTGGAGCGGGCCGGCGGACGGATTCTGGTGTTCGTAGATGATGACTGCGAAATTGATCGAGCCTATTTGCGTGACCTGGAACGGCATTACGCAAGCGGCGACCGGCGCGTTGTTCGCGGCGGCCGCGTCGAGCTCGGCAACGCCTGCGACCAGCCTTTCACAATCAAGCGGTCGAAGATCGCTGCCCGCCTGACCCGCGATGTCCATCCCGGCGGCTTCGTCCTCGGCTGCAACATGACCATGCACCGCGAGGTCGCTGCTCTTATCGGCCACTTCGACGAACGCTTCGGCGCGGGCACGCCGCTCCATTCCGCCGAGGATACCGACTATCTCGTGCGTGCCTTTCAACTCGGCATCCCCGTCGAATACGTCCCGGACATGACGGTTTTTCATCACCACGGACGAACGTCCCGCGCTGCGATCGAAAAGCTCCACCGAAGCTACAGCCTGGGCAACGGAGCGCTTTGCCTGAAACATCTCTTCAAAGCGCCGTGGCTTCTCCGGCATTTCTGTTGGACGGTCAGATCGGCATGTGGCCAGGTCTTTGGCGGTCCCCGTTTCGATCCTGAACTCCAACTGTCCCATTGGCCGATCGTGTCCATGAACCTGTTGGGCGCCGCGAAATTCGCCTATCTCGTTGTGGCAAGCCGGGCCGCGCCGACCGAGCTGCAGCCGGTCGAGGAGAGGACAGCTGAGCTGGAGCGGAGCCGATGA